A genomic stretch from Aedes albopictus strain Foshan chromosome 2, AalbF5, whole genome shotgun sequence includes:
- the LOC109420574 gene encoding uncharacterized protein LOC109420574, whose translation MKEFVGEKVATCSSPNADQFIIKFPGPLNYTMGSNIVRFHGNFTVTETIQDPLEMIVIPNRCTMDMKSCELFNKLTLSNICRYINDDAGLLAPFFKSMEPKFQCPIKPGTYQFKNSVVDLTFFTNFPLEGYRWQASLKLYSTKSKPKKELYCLSAQNSMRWVKKS comes from the exons ATGAAAGAGTTTGTTGGTGAAAAAGTGGCGACTTGCAGTTCCCCCAATGCAGATCAATTCATTATTAAATTTCCAGGACCGTTGAATTACACTATGGGCAGCAACATAGTAAGATTTCACGGAAACTTCACCGTAACGGAGACTATTCAGGACCCACTGGAG ATGATAGTTATACCGAACCGGTGCACCATGGACATGAAATCCTGCGAATTGTTCAACAAACTTACTCTCTCGAACATCTGCCGGTACATCAACGACGACGCTGGACTCTTGGCACCATTTTTCAAAAGCATGGAACCAAAGTTTCAATGTCCCATCAAACCCGGAACATACCAGTTTAAGAATTCGGTTGTTGATCTTACCTTTTTCACGAACTTTCCTCTTGAGGGTTATCGCTGGCAGGCAAGCTTGAAGCTGTATTCTACGAAGAGTAAACCGAAGAAGGAATTGTACTGTCTCTCGGCGCAAAACTCAATGCGGTGGGTGAAAAAATCGTGA
- the LOC109417427 gene encoding uncharacterized protein LOC109417427 — protein sequence MAPEIANTKKSSTESIVRYTEILFNTINHMLIAYVSIYLSYVSYMNGFKNLFTWHIFLPAVGYHFFMAESFLTLYSNNSWTMENTPEMKRRLHWILQVIGCLAIFVGTGLEIYDKEEKNRSHFKSPHAITGLVSIVFIVLSMLNGWAAMYAMKIRHIIKPIYIKLSHYLCGIVAFVIGMTSLALEYSPRRMLSKENVNMLILFTSVVSAFTVIGAGKTMFAQFKGMCRR from the exons ATGGCTCCAGAGATTGCTAATACTAAGAAAAGTTCAACAGAATCGATCGTGAGATACACGGAGATTCTGTTCAATACCATCAACCATATGCTGATTGCGTATGTGTCTATCTATTTATCGTACGTGTCCTACATGAATGGATTCAAAAACCTTTTCACTTGGCACATCTTTCTACCGGCTGTTGGC TACCATTTCTTCATGGCGGAGTCTTTCCTAACGCTGTACTCGAATAACTCGTGGACGATGGAGAACACTCCGGAAATGAAGCGCCGTCTACATTGGATCCTGCAGGTGATTGGATGTCTGGCGATCTTCGTTGGCACCGGTTTGGAAATCTACGacaaagaggaaaaaaatcgatCACATTTCAAATCTCCCCACGCGATAACTG GTTTGGTTTCGATCGTGTTTATCGTCTTATCGATGCTCAATGGATGGGCAGCAATGTACGCGATGAAAATCAGGCACATCATCAAACCCATCTATATCAAGTTGAGTCATTATCTCTGTGGGATTGTGGCATTCGTCATAG GCATGACATCTCTGGCACTCGAATACAGCCCACGACGTATGCTTTCGAAGGAAAATGTGAACATGTTGATCTTGTTCACTTCGGTTGTGTCCGCATTTACGGTGATCGGTGCCGGGAAAACCATGTTTGCTCAATTCAAGGGAATGTGTCGAAGATAG
- the LOC109420628 gene encoding protein limb expression 1 homolog isoform X2, whose protein sequence is MMVYSEEPIWPMPHIPALYDDGDYGVNVVEALQEFWQMKAARGAELKNGALVIYESIPSTSQPYVCYVTLPGGSCFGSFQNCPTKAEARRSSAKIALMNSVFNEHPSRRISDDFIEKAVQEARASFKGENQEDDGPDTGIGAFRFMLETNKGRTMLEFQELMTVFQLLHWNGSLKAMRERQCSRQEVVAHYSNRSLDDEMRQQMALDWIEREHENPGLLSRELAIAERELETARLAGRELRFPKEKKDILQMAHNQLNGGSNINS, encoded by the exons TTAATGTCGTTGAAGCGCTGCAGGAGTTCTGGCAAATGAAGGCAGCGCGGGGGGCGGAACTAAAAAATGGCGCTCTTGTGATATACGAATCCATCCCATCGACTAGCCAACCGTACGTGTGCTACGTGACCTTACCCGGTGGCAGTTGTTTCGGAAGCTTTCAG AATTGCCCCACCAAAGCCGAAGCTCGAAGAAGTTCCGCCAAGATAGCTTTAATGAATTCCGTCTTCAACGAACACCCGTCCCGGCGGATCAGCGACGACTTCATCGAGAAGGCAGTCCAGGAAGCCCGAGCATCGTTCAAAGGGGAGAACCAGGAGGACGATGGACCCGACACCGGAATCGGAGCCTTTAG ATTCATGCTGGAGACCAACAAAGGTCGAACGATGCTCGAGTTCCAGGAGTTGATGACGGTGTTTCAGCTGCTGCATTGGAACGGTTCCCTGAAAGCGATGCGTGAGAGGCAATGTTCCCGACAGGAGGTGGTCGCCCACTACTCGAACCGTTCGCTAGATGACGAGATGCGACAGCAGATGGCCCTCGATTGGATCGAACGGGAACACGAAAATCCCGGTTTGCTCAGCAGGGAGCTTGCTATTGCCGAAAGAGAACTAGAGACTGCTCGGTTGGCTGGACGCGAGCTACGATTTCCCAAGGAAAAGAAGGACATCCTTCAGATGGCTCACAATCAACTCAACGGCGGCAGCAATATCAATAGTTGA